A genomic stretch from Kiloniellales bacterium includes:
- a CDS encoding DUF1636 domain-containing protein, translated as MTPTDAAEVASHARADGPVGVVVDICVACGSTSPGSPDGLRLHDALAAACAGDPSVAVRAVDCLAVCDRPVTLAFRALGRWSYVVGDVPASGAVTDVIAAAKAVSRSPHGVPPMAERPSFFRKGVIGRLPPEPVSLAEGSDKAHA; from the coding sequence ATGACGCCGACGGACGCGGCTGAAGTCGCGTCGCATGCGCGCGCCGATGGGCCCGTAGGCGTGGTTGTCGATATCTGCGTCGCCTGCGGCTCGACGTCGCCGGGAAGCCCTGACGGCCTGCGACTCCACGACGCGCTGGCGGCAGCCTGCGCCGGTGACCCGTCGGTCGCGGTTCGCGCGGTGGATTGTCTCGCGGTCTGCGACCGCCCGGTGACCTTGGCGTTCCGCGCTCTCGGCCGCTGGAGCTATGTTGTCGGCGACGTGCCGGCGAGCGGCGCCGTCACTGACGTGATCGCCGCCGCCAAGGCGGTCTCACGCTCGCCCCACGGCGTTCCACCCATGGCCGAGCGTCCCTCGTTCTTTCGCAAGGGCGTCATCGGGCGCCTCCCGCCCGAGCCGGTGTCGCTCGCCGAGGGTTCCGATAAGGCCCATGCATAA